The Rickettsiales bacterium genome segment CTTCATCGGTCGATACAGGGTTCACGCCCGAAAACGTTCCCACAGCACCGGCCGCTGCGAATGCACCTGCTGAGGCGCCATCACTAGCAGAAATTCCTTTTCCGCCTTCAACAATCGGCAAAACGAGCTTGCCTGAAATCATGACGGGTTTGAATTTATCTTTAAATGAATCACTCATGAAGCTAGCCTTATAAAGAAACCTCCAGCGGAATGCTAGTGGATTTCTCCCCAATCATGTCCGATACCTGCTTCAACGACTAACGGAAGTGAAAGATTCGCCGCATTCTCCATAATTTTCTTTATGTTAGCGGTCTCAGTCTCGGCCACATCTTTTTTGATTTCGAACAATAATTCATCGTGAACCTGTAAGAGCGGGCGTACGGTTTCACTATCTTTATAAGTGCGATAAACAGCGATCATGGCCCGCTTGATAATATCTGCCGCTGTGCCTTGCAGCGGCGCATTAATCGCCTGACGTTCAGCAAAGGCGCGCACCATGTAGTTCTTATCGGCAATGCCTTTAATATGTACCTTACGGCCATAAAGCGTGGTGATGTAGCCATTCTCTTGCGCTTCCAGTTTCTTCGCCTCCATATAGGTGCGGATTCCCGGATAATGCTCGAAATAAGCTTCGATAAATTTCGCCGCTGCGGAACGATCAATCCCTAAACGAACCGCCAGACCATGCGCCGAGATGCCGTAGATAATCCCGAAATTAATCGTCTTGGCTTGACGGCGATATTCCGGTGTCATGTCTTCTAACGCGACCCCAAACATTTGTGATGCGGTTGCGGCGTGAATGTCTTGCCCTTTTTTAAAGGCAGTCTTTAGCACTTCAATATCGGCCATTTCAGCCAGCAAGCGCAGCTCAATTTGCGAATAATCGGCAGCAATGAGATTATACCCTTCTGCTGCGATAAAGGCTTTGCGGATACGCTTTCCTTCTTCGGTGCGAATGGGAATATTTTGCAAGTTTGGATCGGTTGAGCTTAAACGCCCTGTCGCGGCAACGGTTTGCTGCAACGTAGTATGTACGCGGCCATCCGGATCGATTTGGGCCACAAGCGCATCGGTATAGGTGCTGCGCAACTTCTCATACATGCGCCACTGCACTACCTTTTCGGCAATGATTTGCCCCTGAGCGGCGAGCTCTTCGAGGATCTCTACGCCGGTACCATATTGACCGCTCTTCTTGCTTTTCTTGCCGCCAGGAAGACCGAGTGAATCGAATAGCACCTCGCCCAGCTGCTTGGGCGAACCAATCAGGAACTCTTGCCCAGCGAGCGCATGAATCTCTTTTTCAAGTGACGCAATATGCGTTTTGAATTCAGTCGAAAGATTTTGCAAATAGGTCTTATCAACCAGCACGCCCTTCTCTTCCATATCAACCAAAATCGGCAGTAATGGACGTTCTAGCTTTTCATAAACAGTGAGGAGCTTTTGCTGCGCGAGTTGCGGTTTGTAAAGTTGCCACAGCCGCATGGCATAATCTGCACGTTCGGCCAGTAATGGCATCACGGCTTCCGCTTCAGCTTGCGGCCAACTTACTTTGCTTTTGCCTTTACCTAGCACGACGCCATCCGCAACAATTGCCTTATCAAACTCCTGCACCACGAGCTTATCAAAATCATGCACATTTAAGCCGGCAGATAACACATAGGAAATAAGGGTCACATCTTCGGTGGGAGTGATTTCACCCAGCACCCGCATATCACGCTTAAGCTTGTGGCCAATTTTGAGGATAGACGGATTAACAAGTAATGCCTTCAACGCCTCAGGCAGCGTATTAACTTCTGTATCTTCTGCTATTGAGGCGTCCACTGCAGCGAATAGATCAAGCTCTATCGGAGCCTCCGCTTTGGCAGGCTTAGAGAAAGGGAAATAAACGGCTTTCCCAGATTCTACGCATAGGCCAATACCAGATTCTTCAACCGATACCGCAATGCGCCCAACCGCTTCGGCCTTGGCAATCACT includes the following:
- the polA gene encoding DNA polymerase I produces the protein MSQPKRLTLIDGSGFIFRAYYAMPNLTNPQGVPVGAVYGFVNMIQKLLRDAQNNEFEDYIAVIFDAGRYTFRNEIYDQYKANRDEAPEDLRPQFALVREATAALNLPAIQLAGVEADDLIATYTKVAKEQGIDEVIVVSSDKDLMQLVDDKAGIHMFDAMKSRVINEAQVEEKFGVAPYKVKDVLALMGDSSDNVPGVPGIGPKTAAQLIQHFGDLESLLSRAEEEVPQKKRKESLIEYADDARLSYTLVTLKDDCELPMPIADCIEKPQEEEQLRTFLQEMGFKKLEERLGQAASDAVASEAQASELGNDLGAIEGHYSLIDEAFLAQVIAKAEAVGRIAVSVEESGIGLCVESGKAVYFPFSKPAKAEAPIELDLFAAVDASIAEDTEVNTLPEALKALLVNPSILKIGHKLKRDMRVLGEITPTEDVTLISYVLSAGLNVHDFDKLVVQEFDKAIVADGVVLGKGKSKVSWPQAEAEAVMPLLAERADYAMRLWQLYKPQLAQQKLLTVYEKLERPLLPILVDMEEKGVLVDKTYLQNLSTEFKTHIASLEKEIHALAGQEFLIGSPKQLGEVLFDSLGLPGGKKSKKSGQYGTGVEILEELAAQGQIIAEKVVQWRMYEKLRSTYTDALVAQIDPDGRVHTTLQQTVAATGRLSSTDPNLQNIPIRTEEGKRIRKAFIAAEGYNLIAADYSQIELRLLAEMADIEVLKTAFKKGQDIHAATASQMFGVALEDMTPEYRRQAKTINFGIIYGISAHGLAVRLGIDRSAAAKFIEAYFEHYPGIRTYMEAKKLEAQENGYITTLYGRKVHIKGIADKNYMVRAFAERQAINAPLQGTAADIIKRAMIAVYRTYKDSETVRPLLQVHDELLFEIKKDVAETETANIKKIMENAANLSLPLVVEAGIGHDWGEIH